Genomic DNA from Atribacterota bacterium:
AGATACACTGCCTAAAGAAAGATAAGATTTCCCCTTCATTAATGCCACTGCTAAGCCTGCCTTGACAAATTGTAATATCTTTCCTTTTACATCTTCTGGAATGCCTTCATCATTAGCATCCATTACTTCCTTTCCATAAATACCAAAAGCTGGCAATCCCAACTGATCATGACCAGCTAATGCTGCAGCTAAATAGACAGCACCAGGTCTTTCAGTTCCATTAAATCCCCAAATAGCCTTCGGTAAATAGGAATCCATATCAATGGTTTCCATCCCATAACACCAGCAAGGAGTAACACTAAGAGATACCCCTACATTGGAATGAGCAAATTTGTCCGCACATTTTGCTGCTTCTGCCACTCCACCAATAGTTGTATCAGCAATAATACATTCTACTGGTAAACCATTAGGATGACGTAAATGTGAACTTATTAAGTTAGCCGCTCTTTCGGCCATTTTCATAGTCTGCTCTTCTAAAGACTCCCGTACCCCCCTTCTTCTTCCATCTATAATTGGCCTTATCCCTACTCTAGGAAGTGCACCAATTAGCCTGTTTTTAAAACTCATTTTTTGGCTCCTCTCTATCTAATAATTGTAGTATAAAAACATGTTTTTAACTATACTAACCAGTAAGAAGGTGTTCTGTTAGTTTAGTAACAATTACACATCAAAATAAAAATGCTCTGTAACTACATCCATTAAGAAATAACACCCTTCTTTAAAATAATATTGGCATATAGTGACCTTTCTCCGGTTGCCACAATAGCATAAGCTTGAGCAGCTCTTTGATAAAATTGAAATCTTTCCAGAGTTTTAATACTATAATTTTCTTTTGATGCCTTAAAAATATTTTCGTAACACTGCCATATCTGGGGCTTGGCTCCCTTATCAGTATCCATATA
This window encodes:
- a CDS encoding RbsD/FucU domain-containing protein is translated as YPAETADTLTVRADGHSIPALLEAILFFLPLDQYEAYNVFYMDTDKGAKPQIWQCYENIFKASKENYSIKTLERFQFYQRAAQAYAIVATGERSLYANIILKKGVIS